The Aminivibrio pyruvatiphilus genome has a window encoding:
- the alaE gene encoding L-alanine exporter AlaE, with protein sequence MRKKERAGNGRPGQVRFLKDSRGSAGKKKERLCFLIADIAAMILFSTALCMCIEIFIAKLTFFQSVTARIAAIPVNLITGRPYGLFRDRLFLALEIDGTKPWKLILGDTLAFVIFQVPLYVIVLLCAGATWKQIAVSSVFMSAVFSLAGRPYGIFLDFCRRVAGNVVRNL encoded by the coding sequence ATGAGGAAGAAAGAACGGGCCGGGAACGGCCGTCCGGGGCAGGTGAGGTTTTTGAAAGATTCAAGGGGCTCTGCAGGGAAGAAAAAAGAAAGGCTCTGCTTCCTGATCGCCGATATCGCGGCGATGATCCTCTTTTCCACGGCATTGTGCATGTGTATCGAGATTTTCATAGCAAAGCTGACCTTCTTCCAGTCCGTCACGGCCAGAATAGCGGCCATACCTGTCAATCTCATTACCGGGAGACCCTACGGCCTTTTCCGCGACCGGCTTTTTCTCGCCCTCGAGATTGACGGGACGAAACCGTGGAAATTGATCCTGGGCGATACCCTCGCCTTTGTGATCTTCCAGGTTCCGCTTTACGTCATCGTTCTTCTCTGCGCAGGAGCGACATGGAAACAGATCGCCGTTTCGTCGGTTTTCATGTCGGCCGTCTTCTCTCTGGCAGGTCGCCCTTATGGAATCTTTCTTGATTTCTGCAGGAGGGTCGCCGGGAATGTCGTACGAAACCTGTAA